One genomic region from Dermacentor variabilis isolate Ectoservices chromosome 6, ASM5094787v1, whole genome shotgun sequence encodes:
- the LOC142585885 gene encoding uncharacterized protein LOC142585885, whose amino-acid sequence MSTNDHTGDSSTYSINIFSALVRSTASVELHNSTLHAAASESHGPFARSSDPALEIVMHYIKPLKCGGRESPVVVVDLARRFSVLALAHQVGEPYLLDSLSRLHVVHCPCPESIFCTVEKLLLSVVPIALLAMYAAPMHRWHSPQGNLLVARLQELATAHGAKFYATRPTVRLRSRPNEARLACESGISEV is encoded by the exons ATGAGTACCAACGACCATACCGGTGATTCTAGTACATACTCGATAAATATATTTTCTGCACTCGTACGGTCAACTGCTAGCGTGGAACTG CATAATTCCACGCTTCATGCTGCAGCTTCAGAATCACATGGCCCGTTTGCAAGAAGCTCAGATCCAGCATTGGAAATTGTTATGCACTACATCAAGCCCTTAAAGTGTGGTGGCCGTGAATCTCCCGTAGTGGTGGTCGACCTTGCGAGACGATTTAGTGTCCTAGCCTTGGCACATCAAGTTGGCGAGCCATATCTGCTGGACAGCCTATCACGTCTGCATGTGGTACACTGCCCTTGCCCAGAGTCCATATTCTGCACAGTAGAGAAACTGCTGCTCAGTGTTGTGCCTATTGCACTGCTTGCTATGTATGCAGCACCCATGCATCGCTGGCACAGCCCTCAGGGAAACTTGCTGGTGGCACGCCTTCAAGAGCTGGCCACTGCTCACGGAGCCAAATTCTATGCGACACGACCCACAGTGCGTCTTCGGAGCAGACCTAATGAAGCACGTCTTGCGTGTGAATCTGGCATCTCTGAGGTGTAA
- the LOC142585884 gene encoding uncharacterized protein LOC142585884, whose product MFRVVEGQQGVTHVYRISTNELVCTVKEKSTSKTNVPLSSTYQSRLRCPRRCTPGTNNYKPLELSKERFLSLLELQPISGECGPRAVVERLPADCDGGEWPGAQAAVANYSKYCCSRGRLHAPALPVSYPVVYRATRQHRYLGHQYSFNKRERWKRVRELRTGLSRRALHQLDRCRDLRVKLRRLTPSEVALWTNGHMRLGRTPLRELPSFLRPVRCVLPDVVQLNVLKAAKLSMCACDLRTRPGALTVSQASSPLF is encoded by the coding sequence ATGTTTCGGGTCGTCGAGGGGCAGCAGGGCGTAACACACGTCTACCGGATTAGTACCAACGAGCTCGTCTGCACCGTGAAAGAGAAAAGTACAAGCAAGACCAATGTCCCGTTGTCCTCAACATATCAGTCTCGCCTGCGCTGTCCTCGCCGATGCACTCCTGGCACCAACAACTACAAGCCGCTCGAGCTGAGCAAGGAGCGCTTCTTGTCACTTCTAGAGCTGCAGCCGATCAGCGGTGAATGTGGTCCCCGGGCCGTGGTCGAGCGCCTGCCAGCTGACTGCGACGGCGGTGAGTGGCCCGGTGCCCAAGCGGCGGTCGCCAACTACAGCAAGTACTGCTGCTCGCGAGGTCGCCTGCACGCGCCAGCGTTGCCAGTGTCCTACCCCGTCGTCTACCGTGCCACGAGACAGCACCGTTACCTAGGTCACCAGTACAGTTTCAACAAGCGAGAGCGTTGGAAGCGCGTGCGTGAACTCCGCACTGGTCTGAGCCGCCGGGCTCTGCACCAGTTGGATAGGTGCAGAGACTTGCGTGTCAAGCTGCGCCGTCTGACACCGTCGGAGGTGGCGCTTTGGACTAATGGCCATATGCGACTAGGCAGGACTCCTCTGCGGGAGCTTCCCAGCTTCTTGCGGCCTGTGCGTTGTGTGCTTCCGGACGTAGTGCAACTGAATGTGCTCAAGGCGGCCAAGCTGTCCATGTGTGCTTGTGACCTCCGCACACGACCCGGTGCGCTTACGGTGTCACAAGCCTCTTCACCGTTGTTCTGA